AACTTCGTTATTTGGTTAGACATCTTGGCGCAGAGAATGAATCTTTAGAATTAGATATTTTGTTTTTATCAGATTATACAGAAACTTCCCAGATCTGTGTTACACGTGGATTAGACGGTGCCGTTCTTTTAAGTGGTGAAAATCTTTATTCGCATCCTGGTTACGACGTGGAAGTTGTAGATACAATCGGTTCTGGTGATAACTTTTTAGCCGCTTTACTTTCCAAGATTCAAGATTGCGAAACCGAGCAGGATTTTAATGATTTGTTGGCTTATGCGAGTGCTGTAGGTGCGGTTGCAGCAACCAAAAAAGGTCCAGCTTCTAGAATTGATAAAGAAGAAGTTTTGCAATTAATCCAAGGTCAGTTGTCGTAAAGACCAATAGCTGCCGTTGTAAACGTTGAGATCAACTTTGACATTGATGCCGTAGGCAATTCCGTTTTCTGTGAATTGCCAGAATTGCCAATTTTCCTCTGGAGATGGCGCAGGAACATCGTTATAATTGGCTAGCCAAAGTGGATAATCCTCGAACTCGCCTGCTAGTACATCTTTGTGATAATGATAATAGGTGTAGATAATTGGTTTTACACCATAAGCGTTTTCCATTATTTTTAACCAAAGTTTAAGATCAGCAATCAGTTGTGCTTTGGTTTTATGGCGAGGCATTTTTTCAATATCCAAAACAGGTGGAAGATCACCAGATTCTAATTTGACAACGGAAGCGAAAGAATTAGCTTGCAAAATAGGATCTTCGTCGGGACGGTAAAAATGATAAGCACCACGCAAAAGTTCATGCTTTTTGGCTTGCTCCCAAAAGTGGTCAAAGTTTTTATCCGTTTTTTTGTTTCCCATCGATGCGCGGAGAAGAACAAATTTTAACGGAATTGTTTTGTTGCCGATGCTGAGGCTGTCCCACTTTATATCTTCTTTATTTTGATAATGAGAAATGTCAAAGCCAAAAGTTTTTGTCGCATAATCGCCAATAATTCTATTGATGCGTTGCTCCTCTTGCGCAGAATTTTTTAATTTTTTGTGATGAAATTTGTTGAAATAACTCGAGTAATAAAAATGAATTTTTTCCTTTAAATAATAGCCTGTTCCAAAAAGGCCAAGAAAAGTAAAAGCCAAGCTCCACCATAATAATTGGCGTTTTAGTTGACGTTTTTTTGATTTTGCTTGTCTTGATTTTTTATAATTCGGAACTCTTTTTTTCATCGGCGCAAAACTACAAAACAAATCCTGAAGTAGAGCGGATTTTAATAAATTTCCAAAATGGAAATATTTTGTTTGTTAAAGCTAACTATATCACCCGTTTTATGATTTAAAAGTGCTTGTGCGATGGGACTTTTATCAGAAATAACATAAAGCTTTTTGTCCTCAAATTTTATTTCTCCTAATGAAACTGAAACAAAAAAATCGGAAAGCGAAGTTTTGACGTAACTTCCCAGACTCACGACTTTCTTCTCGGAAAGCTTGATGTTTTTCAGTAAATTGTGTTGTTGTTGAAGTTCGTTAAGTTGAATTTGCAAATTGTTGATCTGTTGCTGCAACATTTCGCGTCCCGTTTCGTATTTGTCGCCCATGCTACTTTTGGTGTCATTATTTGACGTTCGCGTATCATCGATTAATTGTTCGAGTTTTGTGATTTTTTGATTTATAATTTCCAACAATTGCTCTTGAAGTGCTATTTTATTAATGGGCATTTTTTTAATTTTGAGGATTAAATCTTCGACAAAACTACTCAATGATCTTATGATTTCCTATAATTCTAAATTTAAAATTTTAATTTTCATCAACTTGGGACTTT
This genomic stretch from Chryseobacterium sp. POL2 harbors:
- a CDS encoding glycoside hydrolase family 25 protein; translated protein: MKKRVPNYKKSRQAKSKKRQLKRQLLWWSLAFTFLGLFGTGYYLKEKIHFYYSSYFNKFHHKKLKNSAQEEQRINRIIGDYATKTFGFDISHYQNKEDIKWDSLSIGNKTIPLKFVLLRASMGNKKTDKNFDHFWEQAKKHELLRGAYHFYRPDEDPILQANSFASVVKLESGDLPPVLDIEKMPRHKTKAQLIADLKLWLKIMENAYGVKPIIYTYYHYHKDVLAGEFEDYPLWLANYNDVPAPSPEENWQFWQFTENGIAYGINVKVDLNVYNGSYWSLRQLTLD
- a CDS encoding GreA/GreB family elongation factor; the encoded protein is MPINKIALQEQLLEIINQKITKLEQLIDDTRTSNNDTKSSMGDKYETGREMLQQQINNLQIQLNELQQQHNLLKNIKLSEKKVVSLGSYVKTSLSDFFVSVSLGEIKFEDKKLYVISDKSPIAQALLNHKTGDIVSFNKQNISILEIY